The sequence below is a genomic window from Oreochromis niloticus isolate F11D_XX linkage group LG3, O_niloticus_UMD_NMBU, whole genome shotgun sequence.
GCCTGAGTAATTAACGTGGTACACAGGTGTGCTGCGCCGTGCTCTCGCGCGCTGGACCGTGGATTCTACTTTCAAAGACTGTGGGGAGAAATACATTCCCTGTTATAAAACCGCACAAAGCTATTAATTCTGTTGCGttcacaaacatttttattgacgttatacttaattaaaaaaaaaacaggtgctACATTAAGCAATTTTGTTTTGGTgacccttttttttcttgtcaacACACTGCATCCTATTTCTATTTTATCAGCACATATATCTATGTGGAAAATCAATATTCATTTCAAGATGAAGATATTTTCGCACACTcgaatatttgtttgtttagtagTAGCAGTCGTTTCACTTTCACACAATTAAAACCGGTGACTTTTTGGGTTTGGAAACAAAATGAAACGAAAAGACCGAAAGGCTCCTGAGGGCATAACTGTGAGTGGAACCAGTGTCAAGACGGAACTCAGTTACTCCTCTTAGTGTTCCGTAGGGATAGTTATTGTAGCTGTACTTAGTAAGTGTCGGATGTTTTGAAACTGCTGACGAGTGTTTGAATGCTAtatgtgtttgtaaaaaaaaagaaaagaaagaaagaaagaaagaaaagagaaaacatggATAAAAAGTCCGTACCAGCGCCGTCAGAGGAAGAGATTGACTGGGGAGGAAGTGGAGCTGGAGGGAGCAAAAATTTACAAAAGGACAAAACTTTATTGAAGAATGTGCACACTGGTCTTCCTAATCCAACTTCGGATGCTATAAAATGTTCTCTAATAAAAGGAGACTATTTCTACTTCCACTATGGATGTGATGGGCAGGATGACAGAGGCTGGGGATGTGGCTACAGGACCGTTCAAACGCTGTCTTCGTGGATTTGTCATAACTGCTCTCCGCCTAAGAACCACAGCAGGCCGGTACCAAGCCTCCCAGAAATCCAGCAAGCGTTGGTAACAATGGGGGACAAAACACACTCCTTCTCAGGCTCCAGGGAGTGGATAGGGACATTTGAAGGCTCTCTAGTCCTCGACCATTTCTACGACGTTCCCTGCAAAGTGGTGCATGTTAGAGGCGGAGGGGCCGAGCTGGAGCATGTCGCAGTGGCTGAGCTCCATCAGCACTTTGAGAAGCATAGCTCTCCAGTGATGATGGGAGGAGACAGAGACAACTCCTCAAAGGGGGTATTGGGGGTGTGGACCGGGGATAAGGGGAGCTATTTGCTGGTTCTCGACCCTCACTACTGTGGATGTGAGCTGGACAGGACAGAGCTGCAGAGGAGAGGATGGGTGGCATGGAAAAGAGTATCATCTCTGGATCAGTCTTCATTTTATAATCTGTGTCTGCCACAGACTGCAAGACTGCTAAATGTGTTTTAGACATTCAGTATGGATGTTTCAAAATGAGCTGCAGTGCCATCCTGTGGTTAAACTTATTAAAAG
It includes:
- the ufsp1 gene encoding ufm1-specific protease 1, producing the protein MLYVFVKKKKRKKERKKRENMDKKSVPAPSEEEIDWGGSGAGGSKNLQKDKTLLKNVHTGLPNPTSDAIKCSLIKGDYFYFHYGCDGQDDRGWGCGYRTVQTLSSWICHNCSPPKNHSRPVPSLPEIQQALVTMGDKTHSFSGSREWIGTFEGSLVLDHFYDVPCKVVHVRGGGAELEHVAVAELHQHFEKHSSPVMMGGDRDNSSKGVLGVWTGDKGSYLLVLDPHYCGCELDRTELQRRGWVAWKRVSSLDQSSFYNLCLPQTARLLNVF